In Chryseobacterium lactis, a single genomic region encodes these proteins:
- a CDS encoding TonB-dependent receptor has protein sequence MKNKKQGNFLPKASIIAFTFLFFNLAEAQQQLIELSGIIKNTGTRKGLDSVKVQIENTEDNTFTDLQGNFKIRTRVTIPFRIVINKEGFTSQTVEVLSSSNKITIALNPQNTIIDAVVISASRVPEKILRSPIAIEKIDIKTIRESPAASFYETLENVKGLQLLTSSLTLKIPNSRGFNSPNNFRFMQLVDGVDVQSATLGVPLGNAIGPTELDIQSMEVTPGAASALYGMNAINGLASLQTKDPFTSEGLSVYFRGGVNHVDHINHKMSSLGESAIRFAKVFNKNWAVKVNASYFTGVDWISNNQTDQNPNSLITANPNYPLTSNPAEDLWNKYGDERNNRMAVKVDYNGKPTTFNVSRTGYFEKDLVNPEVKNIKFDAGLYYRFGDQWKASYVYRYGLLDGTFQRGNKIRLQNATVQNHKVELTGKELTFRAYVSIENTGDSYNLKPLADNLDLTNLSNNNWKNIFQTTLQNNINSGTDLNQAFILARQEADKNRVLPGSTAFEQLKNTIIGINNWDSANAGIAGAPATGGAKLEQKSRFYQGELTYDLSRFVKIFNLLAGIDYRLYSITPDGNNFVDFNRPVNARNIPLANGTFGKDVIYQKYGAFAQITKLFFGDKLKLNAALRIDRNPEFEAKLNPRISIVYSPVNQHNFRASFQNGYRFPSLFEALSFVNNGNVRRVGGLSKVNEGLGYLENSYTLASIDKFTSAVNSDVDGGKSQNQAAQDNKQFLVVANLQKLQPEKINSFEVGYKSVFFNNKLVLDWDFYYNIYEGFLGQVEVAVPKNSQVGSNAAVLAMLDRSKQDRYRVYTNSNNTYKSYGTSLGIRYNVVSNYNINANVSYNDLASNNTSDLFITAFNTPKWMVNFSAGNREIIKNIGFTVVARWQNSFMWESPLASGKVPAYYTIDAQATWKLPEIHANIKIGATNLLNRRYFQYAAGPEIGGLYYLAFTYDLKL, from the coding sequence ATGAAAAACAAAAAACAGGGAAATTTTCTACCTAAAGCAAGTATTATTGCATTTACATTTCTATTTTTTAATCTGGCGGAAGCTCAGCAGCAGCTTATCGAATTAAGTGGGATCATCAAAAATACGGGTACCCGCAAAGGCCTTGATTCTGTAAAGGTGCAGATCGAAAACACAGAAGACAATACATTCACTGATCTACAGGGAAATTTTAAAATAAGGACAAGAGTTACTATTCCGTTCCGGATAGTTATTAATAAAGAGGGTTTTACCAGCCAGACTGTTGAAGTTCTTTCTTCTTCCAATAAAATAACCATTGCCCTTAATCCTCAAAATACCATTATTGATGCCGTGGTTATTTCAGCATCAAGAGTTCCTGAGAAAATACTACGATCACCCATAGCTATTGAGAAAATAGATATCAAAACAATCAGGGAAAGTCCTGCAGCATCCTTTTATGAAACCCTGGAAAATGTAAAAGGGTTGCAGTTGCTGACCTCCAGTCTTACTTTAAAAATCCCTAACTCCAGAGGTTTCAATTCTCCCAATAATTTCCGGTTTATGCAGTTGGTAGATGGGGTAGACGTTCAATCGGCAACATTAGGAGTGCCGCTAGGAAATGCCATCGGCCCTACAGAGCTGGATATTCAATCTATGGAAGTGACACCGGGAGCAGCCTCTGCATTGTATGGGATGAATGCTATTAACGGTTTAGCCAGTCTTCAAACCAAAGATCCTTTCACTTCTGAAGGACTCAGCGTCTATTTCCGGGGTGGTGTCAACCATGTTGATCATATCAATCACAAGATGAGTTCTTTGGGAGAAAGTGCCATCCGGTTTGCGAAAGTTTTTAATAAAAACTGGGCAGTGAAAGTTAATGCCTCTTATTTCACCGGAGTAGACTGGATCTCCAACAATCAAACTGATCAGAATCCAAATTCACTCATTACTGCCAATCCTAATTATCCGTTAACCTCAAATCCTGCTGAAGACCTGTGGAACAAATATGGAGATGAAAGAAATAACAGGATGGCCGTAAAAGTAGATTATAATGGAAAACCCACAACTTTTAATGTCTCCAGGACAGGATATTTCGAAAAAGATCTCGTAAATCCTGAAGTAAAAAATATCAAGTTTGATGCAGGATTGTATTATCGCTTCGGAGATCAATGGAAAGCATCTTATGTATACCGTTATGGATTATTGGACGGAACTTTCCAGAGAGGAAATAAAATTCGTTTACAGAATGCTACTGTTCAGAATCATAAGGTTGAACTGACGGGCAAAGAATTGACTTTCAGAGCTTACGTGTCGATTGAAAATACAGGAGATTCTTATAACCTGAAACCGTTGGCTGATAATCTTGATCTCACTAACCTTTCCAATAACAATTGGAAAAATATCTTTCAAACTACTTTACAAAATAATATTAATTCAGGAACAGACCTCAATCAGGCATTTATTCTTGCCCGTCAGGAAGCCGATAAAAATAGGGTATTACCTGGAAGTACGGCCTTTGAACAATTAAAAAATACCATTATTGGGATCAATAACTGGGATTCTGCAAATGCAGGAATTGCGGGTGCTCCGGCAACAGGTGGCGCCAAACTAGAGCAAAAATCCCGTTTTTATCAAGGCGAACTGACGTATGACCTCAGTCGATTTGTGAAAATATTTAACCTTCTTGCCGGGATCGATTATCGCCTGTACAGTATAACTCCTGACGGGAATAATTTCGTTGATTTTAATCGGCCGGTGAATGCGAGAAATATTCCTTTAGCTAATGGAACTTTCGGAAAGGATGTAATTTACCAGAAATACGGGGCCTTTGCACAGATTACCAAGCTATTTTTTGGGGATAAATTAAAATTAAATGCAGCTTTGCGCATTGACAGAAATCCTGAATTTGAAGCAAAATTGAATCCCAGGATAAGTATTGTATATTCTCCGGTGAATCAACATAATTTCAGAGCTTCTTTTCAAAACGGATACCGGTTTCCTTCTCTGTTTGAAGCACTTTCATTCGTTAATAATGGCAATGTACGAAGAGTAGGCGGGCTTTCAAAAGTGAATGAAGGACTAGGATATCTGGAAAATTCATATACACTTGCTTCTATCGACAAATTCACGTCTGCAGTAAATAGCGATGTTGATGGCGGAAAAAGCCAAAACCAGGCCGCTCAGGACAATAAGCAATTTTTAGTCGTAGCGAACTTGCAAAAGCTGCAGCCAGAAAAAATCAACTCATTTGAGGTTGGTTATAAATCCGTTTTCTTCAACAATAAACTCGTACTGGATTGGGATTTTTATTACAACATTTATGAAGGATTTCTGGGACAGGTAGAAGTCGCAGTTCCTAAAAACAGCCAGGTTGGAAGCAATGCCGCTGTTCTCGCCATGCTTGACCGAAGCAAACAGGATCGCTACAGAGTATACACCAACAGTAACAATACATATAAAAGCTACGGGACTTCATTAGGCATCCGGTATAATGTAGTAAGTAATTATAATATCAATGCGAATGTTTCTTATAACGATCTCGCTTCCAATAATACATCTGACCTGTTTATTACAGCTTTTAATACTCCCAAATGGATGGTTAATTTCAGTGCCGGAAACAGAGAAATTATTAAAAACATCGGATTTACCGTTGTTGCCCGTTGGCAGAACAGTTTTATGTGGGAAAGTCCTTTAGCTTCGGGAAAAGTTCCGGCTTACTATACTATTGACGCACAGGCTACCTGGAAACTACCTGAAATTCATGCTAATATAAAAATTGGAGCAACCAATCTGCTGAACAGACGCTATTTTCAATATGCTGCCGGCCCTGAAATCGGGGGCTTATATTATCTCGCTTTTACGTATGATTTAAAATTGTAA
- a CDS encoding TSUP family transporter gives MSNSLYPIFLKLETLSLLIIGGGKVSLEKLESVLGNSPETSITLVAREISSEVRILQNEFPNITLHERPYNDDDFNTVDLAIIAVNDIELAGEIREKAHQKNVLVNVADKPDLCDFYLGSIVRKGNLKIAISTNGKSPTIAKRLRETFTEIIPDEMEDVLDNMQSIRNQLTGDFNYKVKELNKITTEYLSDKKGSSKPDMEIEKLISITKTAQRKANIYLAIIGVLLLFGVFGLVVYQFNLFDDIQDFLNKDGHIFYWMLFAGFMAEIVAGSMGMGYGVICTTILLLLNVPPPVVSASIHSAESFTTAAGSFSHYKLGNVNKKMVWVLFPLAIVGSVIGALTLSHYGERYAHIVKPIIACYTLYLGLNILKNAFKNKKSTQRKPKRRTNLRILGLIGGFIDSFAGGGWGPLVTGTLIKEGRIPRYVVGSSTVAKFLLTITSAITFIFTIGIHHWNIVLGLLLGGVFTAPFSAMLTSKLPTKKMFVVVGIVVIAMSLITIIKSLVR, from the coding sequence ATGAGTAATTCACTATATCCCATATTCTTAAAACTTGAAACCTTGTCCTTGCTTATCATTGGGGGAGGCAAGGTTTCTCTTGAAAAATTAGAATCCGTTCTTGGAAATTCACCGGAGACTTCCATCACCCTGGTGGCTAGGGAAATCAGTTCTGAAGTTAGAATTCTGCAAAATGAATTTCCCAATATAACTTTGCATGAGAGACCTTACAACGATGACGATTTTAATACTGTTGATCTTGCTATTATTGCCGTCAATGACATTGAGCTGGCTGGTGAAATCAGAGAAAAAGCCCATCAGAAAAATGTTCTGGTCAACGTTGCTGATAAACCGGATTTATGTGATTTTTATCTCGGGTCCATTGTCAGAAAAGGGAATCTTAAAATAGCCATTTCAACTAATGGAAAGTCACCGACAATTGCCAAAAGATTAAGAGAAACTTTTACTGAGATCATTCCCGATGAAATGGAGGATGTACTCGACAATATGCAAAGTATCAGGAATCAGCTGACAGGAGATTTTAATTATAAAGTTAAAGAACTCAATAAAATTACTACAGAATATCTGTCGGACAAAAAAGGTTCGTCAAAACCAGATATGGAAATCGAAAAGCTGATCAGCATTACTAAAACAGCGCAGAGAAAGGCCAATATTTATCTGGCGATTATAGGTGTTTTGCTGCTTTTTGGAGTGTTCGGACTTGTGGTCTATCAATTTAATCTTTTTGATGATATTCAGGATTTTCTGAATAAAGATGGTCATATTTTTTATTGGATGCTATTTGCCGGTTTTATGGCAGAAATTGTTGCAGGATCAATGGGAATGGGATACGGAGTGATCTGTACAACCATCTTGTTGTTGCTCAATGTACCACCACCGGTTGTAAGTGCCAGTATTCATTCTGCGGAATCTTTCACAACTGCTGCAGGAAGTTTCAGCCATTACAAACTTGGAAATGTCAATAAAAAAATGGTTTGGGTATTATTTCCGCTGGCCATCGTAGGTTCCGTCATTGGGGCATTAACACTGTCTCATTATGGTGAACGTTATGCTCATATTGTGAAGCCGATCATCGCTTGTTATACCTTATATCTGGGATTAAATATTCTGAAAAATGCTTTCAAAAATAAAAAATCAACACAGAGAAAACCTAAACGAAGAACGAACTTGAGAATACTGGGATTGATCGGTGGTTTTATAGATTCTTTTGCAGGCGGCGGTTGGGGGCCTTTGGTTACCGGAACATTGATTAAAGAAGGAAGAATTCCACGATATGTTGTCGGCAGTTCCACCGTAGCCAAGTTTTTACTGACCATAACAAGTGCCATTACTTTCATTTTTACCATTGGCATCCATCATTGGAATATTGTACTGGGACTTTTGCTGGGAGGAGTTTTTACAGCTCCGTTTTCAGCTATGCTTACTTCAAAACTGCCTACAAAAAAAATGTTTGTGGTAGTAGGGATAGTCGTGATTGCGATGAGTCTAATTACCATTATAAAATCATTAGTCCGATAA
- a CDS encoding DoxX family protein: MKSILFNFEKNTNNIYILCRILIGLFFFIAGFNKLFHPIFQGYMFNTISTIGFPFPQFTANFTALFECLFGLFLMLGLWIRISSVFLIIIILVALFTHDLSSIPKELIPINPATGVYEMDPFTWLSYFLYLPQTLYLLFLILFLFQGCTGLGIDTYRKKNI; this comes from the coding sequence ATGAAATCAATACTATTCAACTTCGAAAAAAATACCAACAACATTTATATATTATGTAGAATACTCATTGGATTATTCTTCTTTATTGCAGGATTTAATAAGCTTTTCCATCCTATTTTTCAGGGATATATGTTTAATACCATCAGTACTATAGGATTTCCTTTCCCACAGTTTACCGCTAATTTTACGGCCTTGTTTGAATGTTTGTTCGGATTGTTTTTAATGCTGGGTTTATGGATCCGAATAAGCTCTGTATTTTTAATTATCATTATACTGGTAGCATTATTTACCCATGATTTGAGCTCAATTCCTAAAGAACTTATACCTATTAATCCTGCAACAGGAGTCTACGAAATGGATCCTTTTACATGGCTGAGTTATTTCCTGTATCTGCCACAAACGTTGTACCTTCTGTTTTTGATACTGTTTCTTTTTCAGGGATGTACAGGATTGGGAATTGATACCTATAGAAAGAAAAATATCTGA
- a CDS encoding NUDIX hydrolase, translated as MKISAGILLFKKERDSLYYFLVHPGGPFWKNKEQGAWSIPKGEILPGEDLLERALIEFHEETGTAIEGEFLELSPVMQKGGKTVYAWALEKDIDTSGLYSNTAQIEWPPRSGKMIEIPEVNQWEWFASEEAQKRINPAQAALINELEEILNNKD; from the coding sequence ATGAAAATAAGTGCAGGTATTTTACTTTTTAAAAAAGAAAGAGACAGTTTGTATTATTTCTTAGTACATCCCGGTGGGCCGTTCTGGAAAAACAAAGAACAGGGAGCATGGTCTATTCCCAAAGGAGAAATACTTCCCGGAGAAGATCTGTTGGAACGTGCTCTGATTGAGTTTCACGAGGAAACAGGAACAGCCATAGAAGGAGAGTTCCTTGAATTATCTCCGGTCATGCAAAAAGGCGGCAAAACCGTGTATGCATGGGCATTAGAAAAGGATATAGACACTTCAGGCCTTTACAGTAACACCGCACAAATAGAGTGGCCTCCCAGATCAGGTAAAATGATAGAAATTCCTGAAGTCAACCAATGGGAATGGTTTGCATCGGAAGAAGCACAAAAAAGAATTAACCCTGCACAGGCAGCTTTAATCAATGAACTGGAGGAAATACTTAATAATAAGGATTAA
- a CDS encoding GNAT family N-acetyltransferase, whose protein sequence is MIVNTSLQDIGEVFEVYKIASDFKKKISGVQWPEFDRNMIEAEIKENRHWKIMVDDSIACVWSITYEDYQVWDDRNAEPSIYIHRIATHPDFKGKKFVEQIVEWAKQFAKENNKLYVRMDTTAGNQRLTDYYVKCGFSHLGPKKMTDTEGLPAHYHNATMELFQLEV, encoded by the coding sequence ATGATAGTGAATACATCCTTACAAGATATAGGAGAAGTTTTTGAAGTGTATAAAATAGCTTCGGACTTTAAGAAAAAAATATCCGGTGTACAATGGCCGGAATTTGATCGAAACATGATCGAAGCCGAAATCAAAGAAAACCGACACTGGAAAATTATGGTAGATGATTCTATTGCCTGTGTTTGGAGTATTACATACGAAGATTATCAGGTTTGGGATGATCGAAATGCCGAACCTTCCATTTATATCCACAGAATTGCCACTCATCCTGATTTTAAAGGGAAAAAATTTGTAGAACAAATCGTAGAATGGGCAAAGCAATTTGCAAAAGAAAATAATAAACTGTACGTCAGAATGGATACCACCGCCGGAAACCAAAGGCTTACAGATTATTACGTAAAATGCGGATTTTCTCATCTGGGACCAAAAAAAATGACAGATACAGAAGGACTTCCCGCCCATTACCATAATGCGACTATGGAACTTTTCCAGCTGGAAGTTTAA
- a CDS encoding alpha/beta hydrolase encodes MISIIILLFSIVVLGQNNKPCDEYAQAREIIKDLDSIVTPNGIQERYKADIGNVKQWVYVRGQNKENPIILFVHGGPASPLSPIMWMFQRPIEEYFTVVNYDQRASGKTYNANDTLRLHNTITIEQYVDDAIQMAELIKEKYKKKKVILIGHSWGTIISMKAAMKRPDLFYAYVGIGQIINTKDNERLSVDFAVREATRLKNDTALKELSSIAPYPGNMPITRQRIIIARKWPQYYGGLTAFRNNSRYFFQAPLLSPEYSYNDAEAIGKGSQFTLSKVLPEFLDTDFKNIKTFPIPIFMFMGRHDYTTPSDPTSQWLQQVKAPAKKGIWFENSAHLIPLEEPGKMLVTLLNDVKPVCK; translated from the coding sequence ATGATATCCATCATAATTCTATTATTTTCAATAGTAGTATTGGGACAAAATAATAAACCTTGTGATGAATATGCACAAGCCAGAGAAATTATTAAGGATCTGGATTCAATTGTTACTCCGAATGGTATTCAGGAAAGATATAAAGCAGATATCGGAAATGTAAAACAATGGGTCTATGTTCGCGGTCAAAATAAAGAAAATCCAATTATACTTTTCGTGCATGGAGGGCCGGCATCTCCTTTATCACCGATAATGTGGATGTTTCAGAGACCTATCGAGGAATATTTCACTGTGGTGAATTACGATCAGAGAGCTTCAGGCAAGACGTACAATGCGAATGATACGCTGCGGCTACACAACACCATTACTATTGAACAGTATGTTGATGATGCGATTCAAATGGCTGAATTGATTAAAGAAAAGTATAAAAAGAAGAAAGTCATTCTCATAGGACATAGCTGGGGAACAATAATTTCTATGAAAGCCGCAATGAAGAGACCTGACTTGTTTTATGCCTACGTCGGTATCGGGCAAATCATCAATACCAAAGACAATGAACGCCTGAGCGTTGATTTCGCTGTAAGAGAAGCAACCAGGCTTAAAAATGATACCGCTTTGAAAGAGCTCTCATCTATTGCTCCTTACCCGGGAAATATGCCAATTACCAGACAACGAATTATTATTGCGAGAAAGTGGCCTCAGTATTATGGCGGCCTCACTGCTTTCAGAAACAATTCCAGATACTTTTTCCAGGCTCCGCTGTTATCACCTGAATATTCTTATAACGATGCGGAAGCAATTGGAAAAGGCAGCCAGTTTACCCTATCAAAAGTTCTTCCTGAGTTTCTTGATACTGATTTTAAAAATATTAAAACCTTTCCTATCCCGATTTTCATGTTCATGGGAAGACATGATTATACCACGCCTTCAGACCCTACTTCCCAGTGGTTGCAACAGGTGAAAGCTCCTGCCAAGAAAGGAATCTGGTTTGAAAACTCTGCTCATTTAATTCCTCTCGAAGAACCAGGGAAAATGCTGGTTACTTTGTTGAATGATGTAAAACCAGTCTGCAAATAA
- a CDS encoding Fur family transcriptional regulator codes for MKQVRNTHAKTEILNLINGSDIALTHSDIQKKLGDLCNRVTIYRVLERLENEGAVHKIVNIDGVVNFAKCSGKCTHEQHFHNHVHFNCKECHSVTCIENAIPEISLPEHFIAQEYNFIISGICPKCVSVAL; via the coding sequence ATGAAACAAGTAAGAAATACGCACGCAAAAACCGAAATTTTGAACCTGATTAATGGTTCTGATATTGCCTTAACACATTCTGATATTCAAAAGAAACTGGGAGATTTATGCAACAGGGTGACGATTTACAGAGTACTTGAAAGATTAGAAAACGAAGGCGCGGTCCACAAAATTGTCAATATTGACGGGGTAGTTAATTTTGCAAAATGTAGTGGTAAATGTACTCATGAACAACATTTTCACAATCACGTTCATTTTAATTGTAAGGAATGTCATTCCGTGACATGTATTGAAAATGCTATTCCTGAAATCAGTTTACCGGAACATTTTATTGCTCAGGAATACAATTTTATTATCAGTGGAATTTGTCCGAAGTGTGTAAGTGTTGCTCTGTAA
- a CDS encoding MerC domain-containing protein, translated as MKSKILDAVGISAAVLCLIHCIIFPLLLVIPLGISHNPYVDLAFLLIGAGVVFRVTRQITNRWLKGLFWLSIVLISISVGTDLIFEIHIPLIYAGAAGLITAHIINFKNHKH; from the coding sequence ATGAAATCAAAAATACTGGATGCGGTAGGAATTTCTGCTGCTGTTTTATGCCTTATTCACTGCATTATTTTTCCCTTATTACTGGTAATCCCGTTGGGAATATCGCATAATCCCTATGTCGACCTGGCATTTCTCCTTATCGGAGCTGGAGTGGTATTCAGAGTGACCAGGCAAATAACCAACCGCTGGCTGAAGGGTTTATTCTGGCTTTCCATTGTGCTGATCTCAATTTCCGTAGGTACAGATCTGATATTCGAAATTCATATTCCACTGATTTATGCCGGAGCTGCAGGATTAATTACGGCTCACATTATCAATTTTAAAAATCATAAACATTAA
- a CDS encoding GTP-binding protein — translation MREKLPVTVLSGFLGAGKTTLLNHILHNKQGLKVAVIVNDMSEINIDARLVENQNTLSRTEEKLVEMSNGCICCTLREDLMMEVERLSKENRFDYLLIESTGISEPVPVAQTFTYIDEESGIDLSRFSYVDTMVTVVDGLNFIKDFGTADLLADRDLIDMEGDYRTIVNLLTDQIEFANVIVVNKTDLIDSEALGFLKAALHKLNPEAKIIESEFSKVDLREIINTNLFDFDKAQASAGWQKELQADHHNPETEEYGISSLVFRNKRPFHPTRLWEYLNERYPEGTLRAKGLFWLASRPDDALNFSQAGGSFRLEKAGVWWCSMPMNHRVQYASFIQNQEFIESRWDKDWGDRINELVFIGQDLNKDQMLEDLEKCLISDHEREFFSRKQFFQDPFPQEI, via the coding sequence ATGCGTGAAAAATTGCCCGTGACTGTCCTGAGTGGTTTCCTCGGAGCCGGAAAAACCACTTTACTCAATCACATCCTTCACAATAAGCAAGGCTTAAAAGTAGCTGTTATTGTGAATGATATGAGTGAAATCAATATTGATGCACGCCTGGTAGAAAATCAGAACACTCTTTCAAGAACCGAAGAAAAGCTTGTAGAAATGAGCAATGGCTGCATTTGCTGTACCCTCAGAGAAGATCTTATGATGGAAGTTGAACGCCTGTCAAAAGAAAACCGTTTTGATTATTTGTTAATTGAAAGTACCGGGATCAGTGAACCGGTTCCGGTGGCTCAAACTTTCACCTATATTGATGAAGAAAGCGGAATTGACCTTTCCCGTTTCAGCTATGTGGATACCATGGTGACTGTGGTGGATGGCCTCAATTTTATCAAAGATTTTGGAACCGCTGACTTATTGGCAGACCGTGACCTTATCGATATGGAAGGCGATTACAGAACTATTGTCAATCTTTTAACAGATCAGATTGAATTTGCCAATGTTATTGTTGTCAACAAAACGGATCTTATTGATTCTGAGGCTTTAGGTTTTTTAAAAGCAGCTCTTCACAAACTCAATCCTGAGGCTAAAATAATTGAATCTGAATTCAGTAAAGTTGATTTACGTGAAATCATCAATACTAACCTTTTTGATTTTGATAAAGCACAGGCTTCAGCAGGCTGGCAAAAAGAACTTCAGGCAGACCATCACAATCCGGAAACAGAAGAATACGGAATAAGTTCCTTGGTTTTCAGAAACAAAAGACCTTTTCATCCCACAAGACTTTGGGAATATCTTAATGAAAGATATCCTGAAGGAACTTTAAGGGCAAAAGGGTTATTCTGGCTGGCTTCAAGACCTGATGATGCACTTAACTTTTCTCAGGCAGGAGGCTCATTCCGGTTAGAAAAAGCAGGTGTCTGGTGGTGCAGCATGCCGATGAATCATCGGGTACAATATGCCTCATTTATTCAAAATCAGGAATTTATTGAAAGCAGATGGGATAAAGATTGGGGCGACAGGATCAACGAACTTGTTTTTATAGGACAAGATTTAAATAAAGATCAAATGTTGGAGGATCTGGAAAAATGTCTCATCAGCGATCATGAAAGAGAATTTTTTAGTCGGAAACAATTTTTTCAGGATCCTTTTCCACAGGAAATTTAA
- a CDS encoding alkaline phosphatase, with the protein MDRRKFLKGSALLSGVLTLSPFELFSSKNKVTPNPLGKAKNIIFMVSDGMSLGTLSMADLYSKNILGKGSNWINLYQERKVSRALMDTASASSIVTDSAAASSAFGGGIRVKNGVLNMGANGEKYLPIWQKFKKAGKKAGCVTTVTITHATPAGFCVNSAQRNAEPQIAEMYADLELDVVMGGGDEFFNPEKREDKKDLYAVYRKKNYQILKDRHALNTIQQGVKTLGIFSTGALPYSIDRSNLSEFKETPTLAEMARAAINQMKDHQNGFVLQIEGGKVDWSAHANDVAALIHDQLAFDEAVKVATDFAEKDGNTLVIITTDHGNANPGTIYGNDATRNFNSISDYRYTNEYLLNKIHKDYSVKDITDWVYEGNKIALQNDEAKQLLSFYNGLEKEEGLYNYKKLPFKLYSEIQKKHNAVGWISMDHSGDYVEVAAYGPGSELLQPFIKNTDLHDLMLKASQI; encoded by the coding sequence ATGGATAGGAGAAAATTTCTGAAAGGCTCAGCATTATTGTCCGGTGTACTTACTTTATCACCGTTTGAATTGTTTAGCTCTAAAAATAAAGTCACACCCAATCCTCTTGGGAAAGCAAAGAACATCATATTTATGGTGAGTGACGGGATGAGTCTTGGAACCCTTTCTATGGCAGATCTTTATTCAAAAAATATATTGGGAAAAGGCAGTAATTGGATTAATCTTTACCAGGAAAGGAAAGTATCCCGTGCTCTGATGGATACGGCTTCAGCAAGCTCTATTGTAACAGATTCTGCTGCGGCAAGTTCTGCCTTTGGAGGAGGAATAAGAGTAAAGAACGGAGTTTTGAATATGGGAGCTAATGGAGAAAAATACCTGCCTATCTGGCAAAAATTCAAAAAGGCAGGAAAGAAAGCAGGTTGCGTCACTACCGTAACCATTACCCACGCAACACCGGCAGGATTTTGTGTTAATTCAGCTCAAAGAAATGCCGAACCTCAAATTGCAGAAATGTATGCTGATCTTGAACTTGACGTTGTCATGGGCGGAGGAGATGAATTTTTTAACCCCGAAAAAAGAGAAGACAAAAAAGATCTTTATGCGGTGTACAGAAAAAAGAACTACCAAATTCTTAAAGACCGTCATGCTCTCAACACCATACAACAAGGAGTGAAAACACTGGGAATCTTCAGTACAGGAGCTTTGCCTTATAGTATCGACAGATCAAATCTTTCTGAGTTTAAAGAAACACCCACATTAGCTGAGATGGCCAGGGCAGCAATTAATCAAATGAAAGATCATCAAAACGGCTTTGTTCTTCAGATCGAAGGCGGAAAGGTAGACTGGTCAGCTCACGCCAATGATGTGGCAGCTCTTATCCATGACCAGCTTGCCTTTGATGAAGCCGTAAAAGTAGCGACCGATTTTGCTGAAAAAGATGGAAATACTCTGGTCATCATTACTACCGATCATGGGAACGCCAATCCGGGAACTATTTATGGAAATGATGCGACCAGGAACTTCAACAGCATCTCGGATTATCGATACACCAACGAATATCTTCTTAATAAAATTCATAAAGACTATTCGGTAAAAGATATCACAGACTGGGTCTACGAAGGAAATAAAATTGCTTTACAAAATGATGAAGCTAAGCAACTTCTCAGTTTTTACAACGGTCTTGAAAAGGAGGAAGGTCTTTACAATTATAAGAAGCTGCCTTTCAAGCTGTATTCAGAAATTCAGAAAAAACATAATGCGGTAGGCTGGATCAGTATGGACCATTCCGGAGATTATGTTGAAGTAGCAGCTTATGGCCCTGGTAGTGAGCTTTTACAGCCATTTATTAAGAATACGGATCTTCATGATCTCATGTTAAAAGCATCTCAGATATAA